One genomic segment of Natrialbaceae archaeon AArc-T1-2 includes these proteins:
- the gcvPA gene encoding aminomethyl-transferring glycine dehydrogenase subunit GcvPA → MHGSDTTGSPYAPHTDAETTAMLEAIGVDSVEDLFDIPAAVQFDDEFGIDARTERETRELVADVLSENDELTELLGRGHYGYYVPSVVDHLADRSEFLTSYTQYQPETSQGFLQALFEYQSLLVELTGLGVANCSMYDAATALGEAATLADRVRDVDGDRVLVPDSLRERQRSTLANYVAGTDLAVATYPTDDATADVDRLAETVDDDVVMVYAENPTVRGAIEKRLDEIGDVADEVNALFVLGSDPVALAVLEEPAAVGADVVVGDASVLGLPTSYGMGLGLFATREAYLRQVPGRLVGASEDADGRRAYTLTLQTREQHIRRERATSNICTNQAWVALRTAMHAAVLGPSGLVELANRGVQRAETLTDRIDAIDGVTAPIHDRHHLREFVARVDRSARAVADDLEDRGYAIHVVDDHEIQVCVAGAGDDELDGFVAALSEVMG, encoded by the coding sequence ATGCACGGATCAGACACGACGGGGAGCCCATACGCTCCTCACACGGATGCGGAGACGACGGCGATGCTCGAGGCGATCGGGGTCGACTCGGTCGAGGACCTCTTCGACATCCCGGCGGCAGTACAGTTCGACGACGAGTTCGGGATCGACGCACGGACCGAGCGGGAGACGCGCGAGCTGGTCGCGGACGTCCTCTCGGAAAACGACGAGCTGACCGAGCTGCTCGGTCGTGGACACTACGGCTACTACGTTCCCTCGGTCGTCGACCACCTCGCCGACCGCTCGGAGTTTCTGACCTCCTACACGCAGTACCAGCCCGAGACCTCCCAGGGCTTTCTCCAGGCGTTGTTCGAGTATCAGTCGCTGCTGGTGGAACTGACCGGCCTCGGGGTCGCGAACTGCTCGATGTACGACGCGGCGACGGCACTGGGCGAGGCGGCGACGCTCGCCGATCGAGTCCGGGACGTTGACGGCGACCGCGTACTCGTGCCCGACTCGCTGCGAGAGAGACAGCGAAGCACGCTCGCGAACTACGTCGCCGGGACCGACCTCGCGGTCGCTACGTACCCGACCGACGACGCGACGGCGGACGTCGATCGGCTCGCCGAGACGGTCGACGACGACGTCGTGATGGTCTACGCGGAGAACCCGACCGTTCGCGGTGCGATCGAGAAACGGCTCGACGAGATCGGCGACGTCGCCGACGAGGTGAACGCACTGTTCGTGCTGGGCTCCGATCCCGTCGCACTCGCCGTGCTCGAGGAGCCGGCTGCGGTCGGTGCCGACGTCGTCGTCGGCGACGCGAGCGTTCTCGGCTTGCCGACGAGCTACGGGATGGGGCTCGGGCTGTTCGCGACCCGCGAGGCGTACCTCCGGCAGGTGCCGGGGCGACTCGTCGGCGCGAGCGAGGACGCCGACGGCCGGCGGGCCTACACCCTCACCCTGCAGACCCGCGAACAGCACATCCGTCGCGAGCGAGCGACGAGCAACATCTGTACGAACCAGGCCTGGGTCGCCCTGCGGACGGCGATGCACGCGGCCGTCCTCGGTCCCTCGGGACTCGTCGAGCTGGCGAACCGTGGCGTCCAACGAGCCGAGACCCTCACAGACCGGATCGACGCGATCGACGGCGTTACGGCACCGATCCACGACAGACACCATCTCCGAGAGTTCGTCGCCCGCGTCGACCGGTCGGCACGGGCGGTTGCCGACGACCTCGAGGACCGCGGCTACGCGATCCACGTCGTCGATGATCACGAGATCCAGGTCTGCGTCGCGGGCGCGGGCGACGACGAACTCGACGGGTTCGTCGCGGCGCTGTCGGAGGTGATGGGATGA
- a CDS encoding alpha/beta fold hydrolase, producing the protein MDPFEPVRQVSDRAARAPTKLAQLPLRTRQLARAEPGQTPYTVVHEEPLVDLRRYEPAAVDATERRAPIMIVYPFINDPSILDFRPERSVIRGFLERGFPVYVLEWTDASPLDRSRGLDDVVGRTLARCVAFARRDADAEAVHLLGYSTGAPLAAAYAGLYSDTVRTLTLQGAPLDFDAGGSVGQLRSIARRLDLEQVAETFDVVPASFLEAGFVLRKPVEYAITNPLRLWDRFDDDEYVEDVARKLAWTVDGPAIPAAFFREFVRRLLVENRLVREELCVNGRTVALEDVSMPVLLVVGRDDAFVPPEASVPFLDVIGSEDTEVREFPTGHVGLSTAPDVHDADGGWPSVRDWLVARE; encoded by the coding sequence ATGGACCCGTTCGAGCCCGTTCGACAGGTCTCGGATCGTGCGGCCAGGGCCCCGACGAAGCTCGCACAGCTTCCGCTGCGAACCCGCCAGCTTGCACGCGCCGAGCCAGGACAGACTCCGTACACCGTCGTCCACGAGGAGCCGCTCGTCGACCTCCGGCGGTACGAGCCGGCCGCGGTCGACGCCACCGAGAGACGGGCCCCAATCATGATCGTCTACCCGTTTATCAACGATCCGTCGATCCTCGACTTTCGCCCCGAGCGAAGCGTCATCAGGGGATTCCTCGAGCGTGGCTTTCCGGTGTACGTCCTCGAGTGGACGGACGCCTCGCCGCTCGATCGATCGCGAGGACTCGACGACGTCGTCGGCCGAACGCTCGCCCGCTGTGTCGCGTTCGCCCGCCGGGACGCAGACGCCGAGGCGGTCCACCTGCTCGGATACTCGACCGGGGCACCGCTTGCCGCCGCGTACGCTGGACTCTATTCCGACACCGTCCGAACGCTCACGCTCCAGGGGGCACCGCTCGATTTCGACGCCGGCGGCTCCGTCGGTCAGCTTCGATCGATCGCGAGGCGACTCGACCTCGAGCAGGTCGCCGAGACGTTCGACGTCGTCCCCGCGTCGTTTCTCGAGGCCGGGTTCGTGCTCCGAAAGCCCGTCGAGTACGCGATCACGAACCCCCTTCGCCTGTGGGACCGGTTCGACGACGACGAGTACGTCGAGGACGTCGCCCGGAAACTGGCGTGGACAGTCGACGGGCCAGCGATTCCGGCCGCGTTCTTCCGGGAGTTCGTTCGACGGCTACTGGTCGAGAACCGGCTGGTACGCGAGGAGTTGTGCGTGAACGGCCGAACGGTCGCACTCGAGGACGTCTCGATGCCGGTACTGCTCGTCGTCGGTCGGGACGACGCGTTCGTCCCGCCTGAGGCGAGCGTCCCGTTTCTCGACGTGATCGGAAGCGAAGATACCGAAGTGCGCGAGTTTCCGACGGGTCACGTCGGCCTCTCGACCGCCCCCGACGTCCACGACGCCGACGGCGGGTGGCCGAGCGTCCGTGACTGGCTCGTCGCTCGCGAGTGA
- a CDS encoding LysE family translocator, giving the protein MSSPLATAIVGVVFGVALAAPPGPMNAIIAEESVLRGWRSGFRTGVGAMLADGLFFVLTFAGVAAVLEHYGTIQDVLFLVGGLLMLVFAVDALENATAATGFVEGDVSAGVTGFQKAFLLSLSNPYQIAFWLTVGVGLVRPGSLELSAHVAQPLSALLDGIVVETGSSVLLVGFFGGIFLWIVAYPAALVVMGRRIDAFAPLVAFGSGVVLAGFGAFFSWIGVAALL; this is encoded by the coding sequence GTGAGTTCGCCACTCGCTACCGCCATCGTCGGCGTCGTCTTCGGCGTGGCACTCGCCGCTCCGCCGGGACCGATGAACGCCATCATCGCCGAAGAAAGCGTCCTCCGCGGCTGGCGCTCCGGTTTCCGGACGGGCGTCGGCGCGATGCTCGCCGACGGGCTCTTTTTTGTACTCACGTTCGCGGGCGTTGCCGCCGTTCTCGAGCACTACGGGACGATCCAGGACGTCCTCTTTCTCGTCGGCGGACTCCTCATGCTCGTCTTCGCCGTCGACGCCCTCGAGAACGCAACCGCCGCGACCGGCTTCGTCGAGGGCGACGTCTCGGCGGGTGTAACGGGCTTTCAGAAGGCGTTTCTCCTCTCGCTTTCGAACCCCTACCAGATCGCCTTCTGGCTGACCGTCGGCGTCGGTCTCGTCCGACCCGGGTCGCTCGAGCTATCCGCACACGTCGCCCAGCCGCTTTCGGCGCTGCTCGATGGAATCGTCGTCGAGACGGGCAGCTCGGTGCTGCTCGTCGGCTTCTTCGGCGGCATCTTTCTCTGGATCGTCGCCTACCCGGCCGCACTCGTCGTAATGGGACGACGGATCGACGCGTTTGCACCGCTGGTCGCCTTCGGAAGCGGGGTCGTACTCGCCGGGTTCGGCGCGTTCTTCTCCTGGATCGGCGTCGCTGCGTTGCTGTAG
- a CDS encoding MBL fold metallo-hydrolase, with translation MVEKITATDLRDKIDAGEEFVLFDNRPEADYENWHIDGAKSVEYSAADDELIGDLERHREEVEAAEEVVTICAVGKASQAFAEYLEDEEGLEDVTVVEEGMDGWGQVYDVVPIATRSNDLEILQLQRRGKGCLGYVVGCSRTGEAAAIDVTRHNREFLEAARDHGFRITAIFETHIHADHLMVGGRELRDELEVPYYLGSEIETRDPEFEYDPVEPTGTIEVGEVTLKGIHTPGHTTGSTCWLVEDETVMTGDTLFVESVGRTELQFEGADAEDASEILYESLQSLMELPDTVTVLPGHFNVTNDGRYVGVTPGTPMSTTIGYIRRHNEMVRMDKAEYVETAFENIPEKPPNYETVIATNEGKRDLESEDEADELELGPNRCAATEESVLATD, from the coding sequence ATGGTAGAGAAGATCACTGCTACCGACCTTCGAGACAAGATCGACGCCGGCGAGGAGTTCGTCCTGTTCGACAACCGTCCCGAAGCGGATTACGAGAACTGGCACATCGACGGCGCGAAAAGCGTCGAATACTCCGCAGCCGACGACGAACTGATCGGCGACCTCGAGCGACATCGCGAGGAAGTCGAGGCGGCCGAGGAGGTCGTCACGATCTGTGCAGTCGGGAAGGCGTCGCAGGCGTTCGCCGAGTATCTCGAAGACGAGGAGGGACTCGAAGACGTCACCGTGGTCGAAGAGGGTATGGACGGCTGGGGACAGGTCTACGACGTCGTCCCGATCGCAACCCGTAGCAACGACCTCGAGATCCTGCAGCTCCAGCGTCGCGGCAAGGGCTGTCTAGGGTACGTCGTGGGCTGTTCCCGAACCGGCGAGGCCGCCGCGATCGACGTCACGCGTCACAACCGGGAGTTTCTCGAGGCGGCTCGCGATCACGGCTTCAGAATTACGGCGATCTTCGAGACGCACATCCACGCCGATCACTTGATGGTCGGCGGGCGCGAACTGCGCGACGAGCTCGAGGTCCCCTACTACCTGGGAAGCGAGATCGAGACCCGGGATCCCGAGTTCGAGTACGATCCGGTCGAGCCGACCGGAACCATCGAGGTCGGCGAGGTCACCCTCAAGGGAATCCACACGCCCGGACACACGACCGGCTCGACCTGCTGGCTCGTCGAAGACGAGACGGTCATGACCGGCGATACGCTGTTCGTCGAGTCGGTCGGCCGGACCGAACTTCAGTTCGAAGGCGCGGACGCGGAAGACGCCTCGGAGATACTGTACGAGAGCCTCCAGTCGCTGATGGAACTGCCCGATACGGTGACCGTCCTGCCGGGTCACTTCAACGTCACCAACGACGGCCGCTACGTCGGTGTCACGCCCGGCACGCCGATGTCGACGACGATCGGCTACATCCGACGGCACAACGAGATGGTGCGAATGGACAAAGCGGAGTACGTCGAGACGGCGTTCGAGAACATCCCCGAGAAGCCGCCGAACTACGAGACGGTCATCGCGACCAACGAGGGGAAACGCGACCTCGAGAGCGAAGACGAGGCCGACGAACTCGAGCTCGGTCCGAACCGCTGTGCGGCGACCGAAGAGAGCGTCCTCGCCACTGACTGA
- a CDS encoding cupin domain-containing protein, translating into MTRVSITDTLDDLEPGELQHKEVLEAGPITVDVGKYPADSAAPKNPHNEEELYYVLSGSGKIRVGDDTHDIEAGDLVYVEPSLEHDFFKITEDITVMIILGPAINPTSYGIREKDE; encoded by the coding sequence ATGACTCGTGTTTCAATCACCGACACACTCGACGATCTTGAACCGGGCGAACTCCAACACAAGGAAGTCCTCGAGGCTGGGCCGATCACCGTTGACGTTGGCAAGTATCCCGCCGACAGTGCTGCCCCGAAGAACCCCCACAACGAAGAGGAACTGTACTACGTACTTTCGGGGTCGGGTAAAATTCGGGTCGGCGATGACACCCACGATATCGAAGCGGGCGATCTTGTCTACGTCGAACCCTCTCTTGAACACGACTTCTTTAAGATTACCGAGGATATCACGGTCATGATCATATTGGGGCCGGCGATTAACCCCACCTCGTACGGCATTCGTGAGAAAGATGAGTAA
- the gcvPB gene encoding aminomethyl-transferring glycine dehydrogenase subunit GcvPB, with product MTGENDPSGGDDARAGVRYDQARWRTDGSYEPLLIEKNRTRVDVGEESPLPDELTRDSLELPELSEPELARHYTRLSQMTYGIDSGPYPLGSCTMKYNPPFTEDVATLPSALVHPDRSEGSVQGTLELMYRLQDYLGRIGGMDAVTLQPPAGAAGEFVGIRIATAYHEHNGESHRDEVIVPESAHGTNFATAALAGYDVVTLPSDDDGRVDLEALEAALSANTAALMLTNPNTLGLFERDIEEIAEMVHDVGGLLYYDGANLNALLGRARPGDMGFDVMHYNVHKTFATPHGGGGPGAGPVGVVEELAPFLPTPRVRKADEERDLEYELFEPDHTIGTVHGFQGNWLVLVKAFAYIARLGDKGLADASAKAVLNANYLASRIAYDVPYGPFHHEFVASAGDQDAADVAKRMLDYGVHPPTTKWPEIVPEALMTEPTEVESKETLDQLAAAFDAVIGEDDETLEAAPGRTAAGRIDQTTAARNPRLSWQALADEGQE from the coding sequence ATGACGGGCGAGAACGACCCGAGCGGCGGAGACGACGCCCGAGCAGGCGTTCGCTACGATCAGGCCCGGTGGAGGACCGACGGGAGCTACGAGCCGTTGCTGATCGAGAAAAATCGGACGCGCGTCGACGTCGGCGAGGAGTCGCCACTGCCCGACGAACTCACGCGCGATTCGCTCGAGCTACCGGAGCTCTCAGAGCCCGAACTCGCCCGCCACTACACCCGGCTCTCTCAGATGACCTACGGGATCGACAGCGGTCCGTACCCGCTCGGATCGTGTACCATGAAGTACAACCCGCCGTTTACCGAGGACGTCGCGACGCTGCCGTCGGCACTCGTCCATCCCGACCGCTCGGAGGGATCGGTCCAAGGGACCCTCGAGCTCATGTACCGGCTACAGGACTACCTCGGTCGTATCGGCGGGATGGACGCGGTGACGCTCCAGCCGCCCGCCGGCGCAGCCGGCGAGTTCGTCGGGATCCGCATCGCCACGGCCTATCACGAACACAACGGCGAGAGCCACCGCGACGAGGTCATCGTTCCCGAGAGTGCTCACGGAACGAACTTCGCAACCGCCGCGCTTGCCGGCTACGACGTCGTCACGCTGCCAAGCGACGACGACGGTCGCGTCGACCTCGAGGCACTCGAGGCGGCTCTCTCTGCGAATACGGCGGCACTGATGCTCACGAACCCCAACACCCTGGGGCTGTTCGAGCGCGACATCGAAGAGATCGCCGAGATGGTCCACGACGTCGGCGGCTTGCTCTACTACGACGGGGCGAACTTAAACGCCCTGCTCGGGCGCGCTCGGCCGGGTGATATGGGATTCGACGTGATGCACTACAACGTCCACAAGACGTTCGCGACGCCACACGGCGGCGGCGGGCCCGGCGCCGGTCCGGTGGGCGTGGTCGAGGAGCTCGCACCATTCTTGCCGACCCCTCGCGTCAGGAAAGCCGACGAGGAACGCGACCTCGAGTACGAGCTGTTCGAGCCCGACCACACCATCGGCACGGTCCACGGCTTCCAGGGCAACTGGCTCGTGCTCGTGAAAGCCTTCGCTTATATCGCTCGGCTGGGCGACAAAGGGCTTGCCGACGCCAGCGCGAAAGCCGTGCTCAACGCGAACTACCTCGCCAGCCGGATTGCCTACGACGTCCCGTACGGCCCGTTCCACCACGAGTTCGTCGCGAGCGCGGGCGATCAGGACGCCGCCGACGTCGCGAAACGGATGCTCGATTACGGCGTCCACCCGCCGACGACGAAGTGGCCCGAGATCGTCCCGGAGGCGTTGATGACCGAGCCCACCGAGGTCGAGAGCAAGGAGACGCTCGACCAGCTCGCGGCGGCGTTCGACGCCGTAATCGGCGAGGACGACGAGACCCTCGAGGCTGCGCCCGGACGTACCGCCGCCGGTCGGATCGATCAGACGACCGCCGCCCGGAATCCACGCCTCTCCTGGCAGGCGCTCGCGGACGAGGGGCAGGAGTAA
- a CDS encoding coiled-coil protein, with product MVDESQNIELTEDDLENKSKGQLIKMAGQLRDRRNELNQMASERASKRDELNAKTREKVDEAQEHREKRDELNEQVQEHKSKRNELNAEANELFDRVDELKSDMELDEGKDLEELEEEIEDLEFKQQTEVLSSEEEKELIEKIEAKREEYENRKQKLKGSDELEELREEAEEVRSEASKHHQKVTELADKAQEHHNEMIEAYREADDIRDEADEMHEKFVEAQEAADRHHEDFVRVQKRLRELDKKEEEERKSERDKKKEEAKEEAEEIYQKFKEGETLDTEDLMKLQKTGLL from the coding sequence ATGGTAGACGAATCACAGAACATCGAACTCACAGAAGACGACCTCGAGAACAAATCGAAAGGACAGCTCATCAAGATGGCCGGTCAGCTCCGGGACCGGCGAAACGAGCTGAACCAGATGGCCTCGGAACGGGCCTCCAAACGCGACGAGCTCAACGCGAAGACCCGCGAGAAAGTCGACGAAGCCCAGGAACACCGCGAGAAACGCGACGAGCTCAACGAGCAGGTCCAAGAGCACAAATCGAAACGTAACGAACTCAACGCCGAGGCCAACGAGCTGTTCGACCGCGTCGACGAGCTCAAATCCGACATGGAGCTCGACGAGGGCAAGGACTTAGAAGAACTCGAGGAGGAGATCGAAGACCTCGAGTTCAAACAACAGACCGAGGTTCTCTCGAGCGAAGAGGAAAAAGAGCTCATCGAGAAGATCGAGGCCAAACGCGAGGAGTACGAGAACCGAAAGCAGAAACTCAAAGGCAGCGACGAACTCGAAGAGCTCCGCGAGGAGGCAGAGGAAGTCCGCTCGGAAGCCTCGAAACACCACCAGAAAGTGACGGAGCTCGCGGACAAGGCCCAGGAACATCACAACGAGATGATCGAGGCCTACCGCGAGGCCGACGACATCCGCGACGAGGCCGACGAGATGCACGAGAAGTTCGTCGAGGCCCAGGAGGCAGCTGACCGCCACCACGAGGACTTCGTCCGCGTCCAGAAGCGCCTGCGCGAGCTGGACAAGAAAGAGGAAGAAGAGCGCAAATCCGAACGCGATAAGAAGAAAGAAGAGGCCAAAGAAGAGGCCGAGGAGATCTATCAGAAGTTCAAAGAGGGCGAGACGCTGGATACCGAGGATCTGATGAAGCTTCAGAAGACCGGCCTGCTCTGA